Proteins from one Pristiophorus japonicus isolate sPriJap1 unplaced genomic scaffold, sPriJap1.hap1 HAP1_SCAFFOLD_894, whole genome shotgun sequence genomic window:
- the LOC139257684 gene encoding zinc finger protein 436-like, producing MEKPWECGKGFRSLSELETHRRSHIRERPFTCSVCGKGFTQLSNPIEHQRVHTGERPFTCSVCGKGFTCSSHLTDHKRVHTGERLFVCSVCGKGFMKSSHQLSHHHTHTDERPFTCSVCRKGFTNSSDLLAHQRIHTGERPFTCSECGKGFTSSSNLTAHRVVHTNRRPFKCSDCEKSFKSRSDLMKHQRIHML from the coding sequence atggagaaaccgtgggaatgtgggaagggattcagatcactgtctgagctggaaactcatcgacgcagtcacatcagggagagaccgttcacctgctcagtgtgtgggaagggattcactcagttatccaatcccattgaacaccagcgagttcacactggggagaggccgttcacctgctccgtctgtgggaagggattcacttgttcatctcacCTTACTgatcacaagcgagttcacactggggagagactattcgtctgctctgtgtgtgggaaaggattcatgaaATCATCTCACCAGCTGAGCCACCACCACACTCACACTGATGAAaggccatttacctgctccgtgtgtaggaagggattcacaaaTTCATCCGACCTACTGGCTCACCAGCgtatccacactggggagaggccatttacctgctctgagtgtggcaaAGGATTCACTTCTTCATCCAACCTCACTGCACACCGAGTTGTTCATACCAATAGGAGACCATTTAAATGTtccgactgtgagaagagctttaaaagcagaagtgATCTGATGAAACACCAACGTATTCACATGCTGTGA
- the LOC139257683 gene encoding zinc finger protein 256-like has product MEKPWKCGDCGKVFRSPSALEIHRRNHTGERPFTCSECGKGFTGSSQLVAHRRVHTGERPFTCSECGKGCTQLSDLLIHQRVHTGERPFTCSVCGKGFTQSTHLLTHQRVHTGERPFTCTVCGKGFTQSTHLLTHQRVHTGERPFTCLDCGKGFTNSSHLLKHQRVHTGERAFACSECGKRFTQSCNLQSHLRVHTGERPFTCSECGKGFTRSSDLLIHQRVHTGERPFTCSECGKGFTCSSQLVVHQRVHTGERPFTCSECGKGFTRSSDLLTHQRVHTGERLFTCSECGKRFTMSSNLLKHQRVHTGERLFTCSECGKGFTRSSYLLRHQRVHK; this is encoded by the coding sequence atggagaaaccgtggaaatgtggtgactgtgggaaggtattcagatcaccgtctgcgctggaaattcatcgacgcaatcacactggggagaggccgttcacctgctctgagtgtgggaagggattcactgggtcatcccaacttgtagctcaccggcgagttcacactggggagaggccattcacctgctctgagtgtgggaagggatgcactcagttatccgacctgctgatacaccagcgagttcacactggggagaggccgttcacctgctccgtgtgtgggaagggattcactcagtcaacccacctgctgacacaccagcgagttcacactggggagaggccgttcacctgcactgtgtgtgggaagggattcactcagtcaacccacctgctgacacaccagcgagttcacactggggagaggccgttcacctgcttagactgtgggaagggattcactaattcatcccacttgctgaaacaccagcgagttcacacaggggagagagcattcgcctgctcagagtgtgggaagcgctTCACTCAGTCGTGCAACCTGCAGTCACacctgcgagttcacactggggagaggccgttcacctgctcagagtgtgggaagggattcactcggtcatccgatctgctgatacaccagcgagttcacactggggagaggccgttcacctgctcagagtgtgggaagggattcacttgttcatctcagcttgtagttcaccagcgagttcacactggggagaggccgttcacctgctcagagtgtgggaagggattcactcggtcatccgacctgctgacacaccagcgagttcacactggggagaggctgttcacctgctcagagtgtgggaagagattcactatgtcatccaacctgctgaaacaccagcgagttcacactggggagaggctgttcacctgctctgagtgtgggaagggattcactcggtcatcctatctgctgagacaccagcgagttcacaagtga